The genomic DNA TGCTGCAAATTGCTTTAGTGCCACCAGAGTCAATGGAACGACGGTGGTGTGTTGAAGATCTACCCGAAATGTCTTCTCATCTACTCCAGTCTTACACCAGTCTGACTCCTTTGGTTCCAACGAAGCCACTCCTGATTTATACAAACAGGCAAGCAAGACAACTCCCATCATTGTTTTCGGTAGCCATGGAATGGGTACAAGTAGCCAAGTAGTGTAACAGATATTGTTTTGGCATAGAATGAAAGTCTGATTCCTCTCGTGCACACAATTTATACTCATTTACGCCACAACTGGTCCAGATTTtctactggtgtaaatcactCCAGTGGCAGTGACATCTGCATAATAAATCTGGatttgcattggtgcaactgAGGTCAAAATCAGACCTGGTTGTGTGCAAGCTGTGCAGTCATGGAAATAACAGACATTAAACAAACAGATACTAAGTAAGCAAACTTTAATTAGAGAAAGACAGAAAATTAATTCTTCAGACATTTTATTCTTGGGTGAATAATCTCCAACCAGTCAGTCTCCTCAGGGCAactttgatctccttgttcctcatgctgtagataatTGGATTCATGATTGGTGGCAATACGGAATAGAGAATTGCCACCACAAGATCCAGAGCAGATGGTGAGTTGGAGGTGGATTTCAGGTAGGCAAAGGCCCCACTGCAAACAAACAAGGACaccacagtgaggtgaggaaggcaggtggaTAGGGCTTTATACCGGCCTTGCTCAGAGGGGATCCTGAGCACtgatttgaagatctgaacatacgaCAAAATGATAAAAACAAAGCAGCCTAAGACTAAACATACTGTAAAGGCAAGAACCCCAATTTCACTTAGATATGAATCGGAACAGGTGAGCTTCAGCAGCTgagggatttcacagaagaac from Gopherus flavomarginatus isolate rGopFla2 chromosome 12, rGopFla2.mat.asm, whole genome shotgun sequence includes the following:
- the LOC127032159 gene encoding olfactory receptor 14A16-like, which translates into the protein MGNILFFMAIAFNHHLHTSMYFFLMNLSIVDLGSISVIVPKSMANSLMNIMSISYAGCVAQIFFLLFLLGADFSLLTIMAYDRYVAICQPLNYEALMNSRACVKMAAGAWISGILFSVLHTGNTFALLFCGGNMVDQFFCEIPQLLKLTCSDSYLSEIGVLAFTVCLVLGCFVFIILSYVQIFKSVLRIPSEQGRYKALSTCLPHLTVVSLFVCSGAFAYLKSTSNSPSALDLVVAILYSVLPPIMNPIIYSMRNKEIKVALRRLTGWRLFTQE